A portion of the Manihot esculenta cultivar AM560-2 chromosome 2, M.esculenta_v8, whole genome shotgun sequence genome contains these proteins:
- the LOC110608898 gene encoding AP-1 complex subunit sigma-1, whose protein sequence is MALLQIHFVLLISRQGKVRLTKWYSPHSQKERSKIIRELSGVIINRGPKLCNFVQWKGLKAVYRRYAGLYFCMCIDEGDNELEALDIIHHYVEILDRYFGSVCELDLIFNFHKAYYILDEILIAGELQESSKRTVIRLMSTHDSLVDMAKEQGSSISNMIAHVTK, encoded by the exons ATGGCTTTACTAcaa ATTCACTTTGTTCTTCTCATTAGTCGCCAAGGAAAGGTTAGATTGACCAAATGGTATTCTCCTCATTCCCAAAAGGAAAGATCTAAG ATAATTAGGGAGCTTAGTGGTGTAATAATAAATCGTGGTCCCAAGCTCTGTAACTTTGTGCAATGGAAAGGACTTAAAGCTGTTTATAGAAG GTATGCAGGATTGTACTTTTGTATGTGCATTGATGAGGGTGACAATGAACTAGAGGCTCTTGATATTATTCATCACTATGTTGAAATATTAGATCGTTATTTCGGCAGC GTTTGTGAGCTAGACTTGATCTTCAATTTTCACAAG GCTTATTACATATTGGATGAGATATTGATTGCTGGTGAGCTTCAAGAATCAAGCAAGAGAACAGTGATCCGGTTGATGTCTACACAT GATTCCTTAGTGGACATGGCTAAAGAGCAAGGTAGTTCCATAAGTAACATGATTGCTCATGTCACCAAATAG